The genomic window ACTGCAGATAGTTTACATGTTGGACATTTTATAGCAATGATGTTTATGGCACATATGCAAAAATTTGGGCATAGACCAATTGCTTTAATAGGTGGGGGAACTGCTATGATTGGAGATCCTAGTGGGAGAACTGATATGAGAACAATTATGACTAAAGAGACTATAACTCATAATGTTTCTTGTATAAAAAAACAGATGGAAAAGTTTATTGATTTTTCTGATGGAAAAGCAATCTTAGCAAATAACGCAGATTGGTTGTTAGATTTGAATTACATTGATTTTATAAGGGATATCGGATCATGTTTTTCTGTAAATAAAATGTTAGGAGCTGAATGTTTTAAATCTAGAATGGAAACAGGATTATCATTTTTAGAATTTAATTATATGTTAATGCAAGGATATGACTTTTATGTTTTAAATAAAAAATATAATTGTAAAATGGAGCTTGGTGGAGACGATCAATGGTCTAACATAATAGCTGGAATAAATTTAGTTAGAAAAAAAAGTCAAGAAACAGTTTATGGAATGACTTGTACATTATTAACTAATAGTGAAGGAAAAAAAATGGGAAAAACAGCAAAAGGAGCACTATGGCTTGATCCTGAAAAAACAACACCTTATGAATTTTATCAATATTGGAGAAATATAGATGACAATGATGTTGAAAAATGTCTATCTCTATTAACTTTTATTCCTATGGATGAAGTAAAAAGATTATCTTCATTAAAGGATGCAGAAATAAATAAAGCAAAAGTAATTTTAGCATATGAAATAACAAAAATGATTCATGGAGAGGAAGAAGCTGAAAAAGCAAAATCTGCTGCAGAAGCTTTATTCGGTCAAGGTAAAAACATGGATGATGTACCTAAAATAGAAATTCCAAAGGAAAAGATAGGTTCTTCTTTATTAGATATACTAGCAGAATATGGAGTTATAAAAACTAAAAGTGAAGGAAGAAGATTGATTCAACAAAATGGAATGTCTGTTGACGGTGAAAAAATAAAAGATGTTCATTTTTTATTGGAAGAAAATATTTTTAATGATGGAGAAATATTGGTGAAAATGGGAAAGAAAAGATTTCAAAAGATAATTTTAAAATAAAAGGTGGTATATTTGATTATTTTAAGAGAAACAATAGAAAAGGATATCAGGGATATATATTTAAATATTCACTACAAATACGTTAAAAAATATTTTAATGGAAATGAAAAACAACAATGGGAAGCCCATAAAAATTGGTATAAATTCCTTATAAAATCTGATTACTATGAATTATATACAGTTTTAGATGAGAATGATTCTTTTTTAGGGTATATTAAATTTGAAATTGACGGAGAATGTGCCATTATAAATATATACATTATTGAAAGTATTCGTGGAAAAAAATATGGAGAAAAAATAATTGATCTTAGTTTGGAAAAAATAAAAAATAAAAGATTAGATATCTC from Fusobacterium sp. IOR10 includes these protein-coding regions:
- the tyrS gene encoding tyrosine--tRNA ligase, with translation MNNVYNVLKERGYLKQFTDEENIKKLLSNKKVTFYIGFDPTADSLHVGHFIAMMFMAHMQKFGHRPIALIGGGTAMIGDPSGRTDMRTIMTKETITHNVSCIKKQMEKFIDFSDGKAILANNADWLLDLNYIDFIRDIGSCFSVNKMLGAECFKSRMETGLSFLEFNYMLMQGYDFYVLNKKYNCKMELGGDDQWSNIIAGINLVRKKSQETVYGMTCTLLTNSEGKKMGKTAKGALWLDPEKTTPYEFYQYWRNIDDNDVEKCLSLLTFIPMDEVKRLSSLKDAEINKAKVILAYEITKMIHGEEEAEKAKSAAEALFGQGKNMDDVPKIEIPKEKIGSSLLDILAEYGVIKTKSEGRRLIQQNGMSVDGEKIKDVHFLLEENIFNDGEILVKMGKKRFQKIILK
- a CDS encoding GNAT family N-acetyltransferase, which encodes MIILRETIEKDIRDIYLNIHYKYVKKYFNGNEKQQWEAHKNWYKFLIKSDYYELYTVLDENDSFLGYIKFEIDGECAIINIYIIESIRGKKYGEKIIDLSLEKIKNKRLDISIILAYILEENLLSKKAFHRVGFTFDCVEKYKGVEHMLFIKCLN